In the genome of Rhinopithecus roxellana isolate Shanxi Qingling chromosome 14, ASM756505v1, whole genome shotgun sequence, the window agttcaagaccagtctgaccaacatggagaaaccccatctctacgaaaaatacaaaattagccgggcatgatggagcatgcctgtaattccagctactcgggaggctgagacaggagaatcgcttgaacccaggaggtggagattgcagtgagccgagattgtaccattgcacaccagcctgggcaacaagagcgaaactccatctcaaaaaaaaaaaaaaaaaaaaaaaaggaaaagaaaagaggaagaaacccTTCTAATAAAAAGTCATTTGGACATAAATCATGAGAGTTCAGGGTACTTACTTGTCATCTGTCTTTCCTCCTAGACAATATATCATCCCTTTATGTGAAATCACATTATGGCCATAGACTTTGATAGGAAGTTTTTTTACTTCATTCCATTTTGCAGAcctaaaattaaatgagacagaATTTATACACTTCCAGTAAATTCCAGGTTCTGAAAATATGAATATGTTATAGGCACGCATACACTTGAATGCTTAGGGAACAGGAATATCATGCCAACTTACACAGGATCATAGCATAATACTGAATCCAGTGAAGCCTCTGTTTGAAGGTCTTTGCCTGCAACTACATAGATTTTATCATCTACCTCTCCCAGACCGAAGAGACACCTGGCTGAAGGCAGAGGTGGAAGTCCAACCCATTCAGATGCTATGCTGTCaagctgaaaaaaatatatatgagggATTGTGGAGCTTGTTAGAAAAAAGTTACAAGTACAGCAAAAAAAAGTTATACTTTATATGTTGTTTAGAAATCATCGAGATAGTCAAATATCTCACAAGTAAATAAAACTACAACCCCAAAGTATCATATTGTAGCTCACAATTACCAAGAAGAATGATTAAATCTACCTGGCCTACCAGATAAAGATATCAAAATCTTCAAggcttcaagaaaagaaaaaataaaatacaatagaatCACCAGAGGTTAATTAGAACCGTGAGGTTTCTTGTCACATTTTCTCCCATATTGCCTTGTCCTGCTTTGAAATACAAGATCCTAATACTTTTAGGACACTGGGGGAAGAAATGTTGTCAGAGCAGGGAGGGTCACAGAATGTGAATGACCCCTGCATGCTATATTTAACATGCTCCCCATGCCGGCAGCTGGGACAGCTGGACCTGTCGCTCAGTCCACAGACAACTGGGATGTTAggcaatatctttttttctttctttaaaaacattttaggttctctgtgttttgctttattatttctgATACAGGCAGGTGTTAAAGTGAATTTCCGAGTATGTTGTTGGGAGTCACTCGAAAtactcttctctattttttttttttttgatttatatTAATAAGTAACTGCTCATTTTTGCTCACCACCACTTCTGCAAGCTTAAGATTTTCCCAAGGAAGAGAATCTCTTTGTACCCATCCTCTGGGGTAGGTGATTCTGGCATAGTGGCATCTGTTTCAACACTTACTTTTGGTAATTTAAAGATTTTACACTTTGCATTTTAGCACACTAAGGCAcaagaaaactgttttctgcAAGAGTACAGTTGCAGATTTGTTGTTCTCTCTGGTGCCACTTctagattgcaaaaataaaatgaataaaacccaGTTTCATTGGATACTAAGAATAGATGTGCATACAAATGGCCGTGGTATAGACAGGGGTGTCTGTGGAAGCCTATCTATATGTGGTCTAGTAACCTCAGTTAAACAAAGCACTAGTTAAGACTAGATGACATGAGAGGTTTAATCTCCACATGTGCATTGTTAGCTTTGCATTCACTAATTTCAACAGCTAGATTTTGATCCTTTATGTTTTcacttttgaaagaaattctttgATCATGAATGTGGTATGTAATATAGTAGAAATAGTAATGAACATTTATGGGGTTTTGACTGTGGTCATAGGCTTTGAACTAAATGCTTTACACAGGTAACCTCATTTAGTTCTCTAGGATAGGCATTTCTatcatctctgttttacagatgaggaaactgaggcacaggaagattaaataattttcccaaatACACAGAGCTTTTAGGTGATATTCAAATCCAAGCCATCTACATCCAtagttggttttaaaaaatggaacagCAGCCATCATAATCCTATATCTGTGGGCTTAACTCTCACACTGTACAGTACTGTCTACCTTCCGATATTACCTGTTAGAGGGCACTTTCTCTAGCAGATGGAACAGTGGACTACCTGCCAGTCTCTTTTATAGGGGAGCTATCAagctatttaacttctctgagttcaACTTTCCTCATTGTTAAAATTAGGGTTTGGACCTAGATTACTTTAAGACCTGTTCAAAAATTTGatgaatttattaattcatcaaaATAatgaatgggggaaaaaaaccctctCTTACCAAGGTAAAAAATTCTCATAATCTATTTACAGCATACAATCAAAGGTCAAATTACTTCTAAATTAATGCGTTTTAAATAGATGTGACCAAGCAgtaaaatataaaacctgaaattCTCATATAAATATTGTATGATGAATCACAACCCTCTTTTATGGCGAAGTGTTTTTATCCTGGCATACCGTTCTGCTAGTGCCTTTTAAAAGCAGCAAGGCATTTGCAGTGAGAGGGAGTTGACCTTCCAACTTTGTGTAACTGTTATTGTGGTTATAAAGAACATTAAGTAGGTTTCTTGAACCAAAAATAAGAAGCTCTGTCAGCAAAAGTAAGGGTTTGATTAGGCTGGAAGAGAAGGATAAAGATTAAACTGAACACTTGAAAGTAAAAAGGACTGTGttatagatatatttgataaattaaatatgaaatgaaatgtaaaactCTAGTAATTTTGGAGAGTCATTCTATGGAAACAACTATTCTGTGGATCTGTCATTTGTAGGTATCTACCTATAtgtctgtcatctatctatctgtgttTTGATAACATTCTTACTTCCTGGATGTATTTATAGCCTTTTTCATTGACTTTGCCCTTTTTGAAgtttatttgactttaaaattaGGGCTTAGGAAATTTTCTGGCCCACATTCAAATACTCACAACATTCTTCACTGGAACTTGGAAAATTAAGAAACATGATTAATATGTATTATTACAAGTACATTTTTCAAGATTAGAAAAAGTTGATTAAAGGTATAATAGTATTTTGTGAATGCAAAGTATGTCACACACTTTTTGAGAGCATACTGGACTGTGGTATGACATTGTATACTTGCTTATCTTTGGCCTTTCCAACTAAAGTGCCCGTAAGCCCCACGCCATGATTAGCTATGACCTAAACAAACTCTTTTGAGCCAGTTGTAAGCTACAAAGTTTCAGTATTGGCATTATTGAAGACAAAGGCTAAGCCAACTCCTTCATAAACTGATAAAATATAACACAATGATAATATAAGACAAACTCCTTTCAAACAAGTAAGGGTCTATTGGTTTAGGAGAATTAATTTTCTTGGAAAATTCTGTGGTTTCACAAAACAGATTGTTAGATTGTTAAGTTCTAATAATGTCTAAGTATATCTCTGATCCAAATAAATGTGATGTAATAAAAATTTCTAACTATAATTAATTCAAATTAGTGACTTTTGTGTAGACAGTTTTTCCTAGAAGATAATCCAAAGTGTGTAGAACATGTACACACgttttttcattttcaacaaaattgtattttaggCAGTAACTGTAAATAAGAGATGAAGTGCTGCCTCCAAGAACTTCAAATGAGTTCAGGGTAACTTGGAAGAAGGTAGAAAATCTGACCAATTTAGAGCTGCCagcagatgaaaaagaaaaaaattaaaaaagaaaatctgaccGGTTATTACTTCTTTATGTGTAAGAACTTTGATTTAGGGCAACTATTTGGGGAAAGACATTAACCTATTTTTAATAGGCAAGAGTATACAAGattaaatttagtttttacagcaggggacagtggctcacaccggtaatcccagcactttgggaagccaaattgggaggattgcttgagcccaggagttcaagaccagccagggcaacatagtgaaagcccgtctctgctaagaaaaaataaattcagtttttaCTAAAATACTGGGCTTTGATGGATTACAGTCACCATCATCTATAAACAGGGCATTTTTGGAAAAATAGTATAAAGAGTATCTTAAGTCATTAAACATGAATTAGAACCTCATTATTCATCAAACTTTTTATTACACATTAACAAAAcagtcaaatatttttctgtcaaCACTCTATACAGCAAAAGTGCAAGGGACTAGAATAGGACATCAATTAGAGTAAAATGCAAGCAGCCTGAGTAATTCACAAATTGGCTAACTGGATGGTGAGTAACAGCCTTCCCTTGAAGCAACTACGTATATAAAAAGTCCTTCTTACCTGGAAGAAGTATGACTGTAGAGGTTGATCCTTGTTTTCTTCATCCACGTATAGTCCTCCTACCACATATATCTGATTTTGCTGGGTAACAATGCTGGAATGATTTCTGGGAATCTGCTCAGCCAGTGCAGTAAGGTAGCATTCATTTTCTGTGGGGTCATAAGCCACTGCTGCTGTGTCGTTAACCAAGAGGATGAGGTCTTTTACAAACATTCCATGCCTGGGAATGTCATTCAGGTAACCAGGAAGTAAATCTTCATCACCAACGTCACCATTCACCTCACCAGCCCCAGTCTTCTGCACATTTTTGCTAGGTTCTGGGAGTTTGCCTGCGAAAGCATCTTTtagaactttgatttttttctggagGTCTGGGTTGCTTTTAATTATATCATCTTTCTCAACAtgatccttaaaatatttttctgtcataAGGCGAAAACGGATACAATCAAACACTTCGCTAAGGTTTTTAACCCTGTTTTCCTTGTCTGTTCGCACCCATTTCATCACTGCCTCAAATACTGCTTCTTCTTTTTCCACATTTAGGCTGTCATTTGAAATGACTGAGATCAGTTCCTGTGGAGACAGTTGCATGAAGTCCTCTTCCTTACAAATCTGTACAAAGCGATCAGACACAAATTCACGGGCAGAAATGGCGAGTCTTGGGCAGTCAAGGAGAAGTCCTAATCTTAGGATGGCTAGACAGTTACCAGGAGCAAGTCTTTTCTGAAGATAAGAAACGCAGACAGTGAACACGGAGGGGATCTGAAAGCGGCTGGCCAATGCAAAAATATCTTGCACATTTCCATCATTGAGATCAATACTGGCAGAGTACAGGTATTTGATGATTAAATCAAGTATAGCAGGATCCACATTATCTAGCACTACCTCCTTTTTTTTCGCCTCATCAATTTCAGATAAAAAGTACTCACGGAAGTAAGGACTACAAGCTGACAAAATCAATCTGTGGCAAGGAAGACTTTTGTCACCTGCTTTTAGGGTGCAATCGATGAATTTTTTCTCATCCAGGAGATCTTTTAGACCATCCTGAAGAAGGGTGGATTGGTAAAGTCTCAGTTCCTCTGCAAGTTCCCGCTGGGAATCCATTCTGTGAGTAACCTGGGTAAGGAAGGGGACACTGAAGGCCTTAGCTCCTTGCAGCACACAGGTCTAGCTGTAAAAAGGCAGATCAGTGTGCTTTGCCCAGCTTCAAGCCTTTGCAATTTAATCCCACCAGCTAAATATAGATACCAACTCTAACAACGGGAATTTAGGAGAGCTGGCTTGGAAAGAAGAGTTGTTCTTGCAGCTGTTATAGATTGAAAGTAACAACTGGAACATTTAGTCACTGAAGAAACAGCTAAGAAACAAGATATTTAAGTGAAGTTGAAAGCTTAAAAATAACGCATTATAAGATATACTAATAAAGGCTACtacaagaaaatgtttattgaattaacagaaaaatgaatCATAAAAATGAGTCACTCCTCTAAATATGTTCTAGTGTCAAGCTACTTGACTGTCTGAATTAATGATGCAAAGGTCAAGAATATGAGATGTGTTCATCTGAATACTCATAAGCAAGATCCCATTTCCAATAATTGTTACATACAAATTTTTACTTTCTACTCAAAACAGTGGgatatagatatttattttagaagTAGTAAACTTAAAGATGTTACTTATGTACTAGTTTTACAAAACCTTTAATGTTGCCATGATAATTGAAATAAGAAATACAGAGGAATTGCTAATTTTCTAAAACATTCCAAATTATCTTTATTCTTACATGGAAAAACTGTAATTAATactgaattaaattataaaattatttattcatatccTGCCTTGTTGTACAAAGGATCTAATGTGGCAAATTATAACAcggtaaaataaaagcaaaaggttAAAAGGAATCACAGGGCCagaaaaaatcattaaaagtcaATGGAAGGGAACGAAAAAGCCCACACACATGCAAATCAGATCACAAAAGataatctgtaatttttaaagtgtCAAAAATTATCATTcattaaaggttaaaaaatagaACAGATATAACCCCATGAGAACAATGTTGTCACTAGAACACAGCAAAATCAAGATGAAGTCCCATAACAGTCATAGAGAACagcccccccacctttttttaaaaagagtatataACCGGGGACATAATGAAAGTTGTTGATTATAATAGGATACCATATTAATTATGGATGTAGAAGTCATGATTTGAAAGAAAATTGGTCCTTTGTTTATATATAGATGGTATCATATGCTtcattaaatacttttatttatttatttttgagatggagtctcgctctgtcacccaggctggagtacaatggcatggtcttggttcattgcaacctctgtctcctgagttcaagcaattctcctgcctcagcgtcctgagtagctgggattacaggcacccaccatcacctctggctaatttttgtatttttagtagagacggggtttcaccatgttggccaggctggtctcgaactgctgacctcgtgatctgcccagctcggcctccccaagtgctgggattacaggtgtgaaccaccacacctgtcccatTAAATACTTTATTACATAGTCATATTGTCACATTATCTGAACTCAAGTAGGGCTGTAGAAATAACTGTAATTTCAAAAGTTGGTATTCTTACACATGTCCCCCAAAATAAATTCCATGAAGACAGGGATTGTGGGAGTGTCTGTTCTTTTCAAATGCTATAGCCTAGGGGTTTTGTgagtgctttataaatatttgttgaatgaatgaatgccccAGATCAAGGAATTATGTGTTTTTAAACTTCAAGGTTTCTATCCATGAGTTAAggccttttcttttatttttcactggTACTGTCAGCTGCTAAAACAACAGCTGAAAGAAGAGCTCATTGACTCTTTTTCCATTTATAGATGCCACTAAAGGTTTTAACACACTAGAAAAAACTAACAGCTGCTTCCTTGTTTAAACAATAAATGACTCATTTCTCTCTACACGTAAAATCTaacatttgaaaagattaatGAGTCAGATACAAACATCATATGACATCTGAGATTATTCCTTACTAGTTGGCAATTTTATAGTCtcttttccttgaaaaaaaatatttaaacaatagtTATGGCAGCATTTTATCTGTGACCAGTACAAATTTTTCATACACTCTTTCCCCCGTCACAAAGGTAGTTTATTATAATTCTAACCCTTAAAATGTAGAAATCCTTTTCCATTTAAATGAAGAAACCAGTTTGtagcttttgttgatttttaataaacttaGGTTAGTACTTGGTTGTACTGTATGTCTATGGTTGTATACAGAGTTGcatcttattttaaatgtttttacaaaCTTTTCCCTCTGGAAGAAGAGGGCTCCTTTGGCtaatttcaattatttgaaaaagattcCTTACAATGTGTTTTACATGGAAACAGTGGTCAAAAACAATGAATGATGCTAGAGGTCAACAAGTCTTAGCTAaccaagaaatgagaaaaataatatcttattcttaaaaattcaaagaagtttcaataaatacaaagagaaagctaataaacaaaactattttcttaCAGAGTAAACGTATTCTTGCCAAAACTACATCGAGATTCTTACAAAATGGCATCCAAAACACTCTAAAGGGGGGTTGATGTATTCCAGAGTTAGttgtaatttttagtttttacaaaAATGATAGGTTTAAGGATTACAATTTGTATTAGAGTTGGTTTACATTTGGAGCtatgtgattatttatttatttatttattatttatttattgagacggagtctt includes:
- the KLHL41 gene encoding kelch-like protein 41 — encoded protein: MDSQRELAEELRLYQSTLLQDGLKDLLDEKKFIDCTLKAGDKSLPCHRLILSACSPYFREYFLSEIDEAKKKEVVLDNVDPAILDLIIKYLYSASIDLNDGNVQDIFALASRFQIPSVFTVCVSYLQKRLAPGNCLAILRLGLLLDCPRLAISAREFVSDRFVQICKEEDFMQLSPQELISVISNDSLNVEKEEAVFEAVMKWVRTDKENRVKNLSEVFDCIRFRLMTEKYFKDHVEKDDIIKSNPDLQKKIKVLKDAFAGKLPEPSKNVQKTGAGEVNGDVGDEDLLPGYLNDIPRHGMFVKDLILLVNDTAAVAYDPTENECYLTALAEQIPRNHSSIVTQQNQIYVVGGLYVDEENKDQPLQSYFFQLDSIASEWVGLPPLPSARCLFGLGEVDDKIYVVAGKDLQTEASLDSVLCYDPVSAKWNEVKKLPIKVYGHNVISHKGMIYCLGGKTDDKKCTNRVFIFNPKKGDWKDLAPMKTPRSMFGVAVHKGKIVIAGGVTEDGLSASVEAFDLTTNKWDVMTEFPQERSSISLVSLAGSLYAIGGFAMIQLESKEFAPTEVNDIWKYEDDKKEWAGMLKEIRYASGASCLATRLNLFKLSKL